In Scomber japonicus isolate fScoJap1 chromosome 21, fScoJap1.pri, whole genome shotgun sequence, one DNA window encodes the following:
- the skida1 gene encoding SKI/DACH domain-containing protein 1, with amino-acid sequence MGDLECGFEEMQGVRLGYLLIKGKQMFALSQVFTDLLKNIPRTTVHKRMDHLNVKKHHCDLEELRKLKAINSIAFHAAKCTLISREDVEALYFSCKTERVLRSNKRKAKAVCSPGDGDASSGLLHADAELWKEKVWFSLHAVPETLTLHNKTGRRRELTPCLTDSKLPQFYHKSSGRDNRSATKSSHKHFKNYETAKITGNRVTLSQRHSFFRSSVSRQPVVLQSAIAAQSRLSRSAGDLLHKRKRRREGGGGRDSARNSWSRSRHAHQHVPPVLLVQPKSSGTSFGAFQLSPDFYLDPRPHHHHHHQHHHHHHHHHHEPSFPESYSSDTESSTYSDRAYHDSDFGSGFSTTSNSGSSDEEEEEEEGEDEDDTQSESSEVSTEEEESSSQSDSSSVSSRVSVQSIRFRRARVGSLAKTLNPTKAPLVLQPTFHYNNHQQQQQQQQEKQHRILNHAATSQTGDSRHEKRQKCEFICSETRKISGSLQTPTFFIESKREKASEADPIRADPVDELTTFTTGPNRNKVFHPSRRTPGHPAKCPPGLSAQCDQDKDAKLSKCVDKREVRAASLLKLPSPLKKIKTEAEEPFVTAAPCSDSGRTARTPPFNLHNVKVKVEESCDEYEYQNQAAIVKCKGDKADSSIGQYPSGVIKQDFFNSGVKATERGSDVAPRSPCDPQECQSTQDTPCTTIEDESRNKSCRAPVLGKKPRVSRTQTKQIVHRVNKAASSSSSSTPSRPAGSEEGSTEDLPSRRKRSNASTSASPAKMSFSLMASFPFPPSLVVGSDGDLCPAYSLNSLRGPGPPPPSHPVWRWQPGGQILPPPHAQRTRKY; translated from the coding sequence ATGGGAGACCTGGAGTGTGGCTTTGAGGAAATGCAAGGAGTGAGATTGGGATACCTGCTCATCAAAGGCAAGCAAATGTTTGCTTTGTCTCAGGTCTTCACCGACCTGCTGAAGAACATCCCTCGGACCACCGTGCACAAGCGCATGGACCACCTGAATGTGAAGAAGCACCACTGCGACCTGGAGGAGCTGCGGAAGCTCAAAGCAATAAACTCTATAGCTTTCCACGCCGCTAAATGCACTCTCATATCGCGGGAGGACGTGGAGGCTCTGTATTTCTCCTGCAAGACTGAGCGAGTGTTGAGGTCCAACAAAAGGAAAGCGAAAGCGGTGTGTTCCCCCGGGGATGGGGACGCTTCCTCGGGGCTCCTCCACGCGGACGCCGAGCTATGGAAGGAAAAAGTTTGGTTTAGTTTGCACGCTGTCCCGGAGACTCTCACACTTCACAACAAAACGGGCAGGAGGAGAGAGCTGACTCCTTGCCTTACCGACTCCAAACTACCTCAATTTTACCACAAATCCAGCGGGCGAGATAACCGTTCGGCGACAAAGTCCAGTcacaaacactttaaaaactatGAAACAGCTAAAATAACAGGGAACCGCGTTACTTTGAGCCAAAGGCACTCGTTTTTCCGGAGCTCGGTGAGCCGGCAGCCGGTGGTGCTTCAGTCCGCCATAGCAGCTCAGTCCAGGCTCTCGCGCTCAGCCGGCGACCTACTTCacaaaaggaagaggaggcgcGAGGGGGGCGGCGGCAGGGACAGCGCGAGGAACTCATGGAGCAGGAGCAGACACGCGCACCAACACGTACCGCCGGTGCTGCTCGTGCAACCCAAATCGTCCGGGACTTCATTCGGTGCTTTTCAACTCAGTCCGGATTTCTACCTTGACCCGAGAcctcaccatcaccaccaccaccagcatcaccatcatcatcatcatcaccaccacgaGCCGAGTTTCCCAGAGAGCTACAGCAGCGACACCGAGTCCAGCACCTACTCCGACCGCGCGTACCACGATTCGGATTTCGGCTCCGGCTTCTCTACCACCAGCAACTCCGGGAGCtcagatgaagaagaggaagaggaagaaggcgAGGATGAAGATGACACGCAGTCGGAGAGTTCAGAGGTCAgcacagaagaggaggagagctcCTCTCAGTCCGACTCCAGCTCAGTTTCAAGCCGTGTTTCGGTTCAGAGCATCCGGTTCAGGCGGGCCCGGGTCGGTTCTCTTGCCAAAACCCTCAACCCTACTAAAGCACCTTTGGTCCTGCAGCCCACGTTTCACTACAACaaccatcagcagcagcagcagcagcagcaagagaaACAACATAGGATACTGAACCATGCTGCCACTTCACAAACAGGGGACAGCAGACATGAGAAACGCCAGAAATGTGAATTTATATGCAGTGAAACTAGAAAAATCTCTGGATCCTTGCAGACACCGACATTTTTCATTGAGTCTAAAAGGGAAAAGGCATCTGAGGCGGATCCAATCAGGGCTGACCCCGTGGATGAACTGACCACCTTTACAACGGGACCCAACCGGAATAAGGTCTTTCACCCCTCACGCAGGACACCGGGGCATCCTGCTAAATGTCCCCCGGGACTGAGCGCACAGTGTGACCAGGACAAAGACGCCAAGCTCTCTAAATGTGTCGACAAAAGGGAGGTGAGGGCCGCCAGCCTACTAAAACTGCCCAGtccactgaaaaaaataaagaccGAGGCAGAGGAGCCCTTTGTGACCGCCGCCCCCTGCTCGGACAGCGGCAGGACAGCCAGGACACCACCCTTCAACCTCCACAATGTGAAAGTTAAAGTGGAGGAAAGCTGTGATGAATATGAATACCAGAACCAGGCCGCTATAGTCAAATGTAAAGGTGATAAAGCAGACAGCAGCATTGGTCAATATCCCAGCGGAGTCATCAAACAGGACTTTTTCAACAGTGGTGTTAAAGCCACCGAGAGGGGTTCTGATGTGGCCCCCAGGTCCCCCTGTGATCCTCAGGAATGCCAGAGCACCCAGGACACCCCGTGTACTACTATCGAGGATGAGAgcaggaacaaaagctgcaggGCTCCAGTGCTGGGGAAGAAACCCAGAGTTTCCAGGacgcaaacaaaacaaattgtgCACAGGGTCAACAAGgctgcctcttcctcttcttcctccactccTTCTCGTCCCGCGGGCAGCGAGGAGGGATCCACGGAGGATTTACCGAGCAGACGCAAACGCAGCAACGCGAGCACCTCAGCGTCGCCTGCAAAAATGTCTTTCAGCCTGATGGCAAGTTTCCCATTCCCGCCGTCGCTGGTTGTTGGCAGCGACGGAGATCTGTGCCCTGCTTACTCCCTGAACTCGCTGAGGGGCCCCGGGCCTCCCCCTCCGTCCCACCCCGTGTGGAGGTGGCAGCCGGGCGGCCAGATTCTCCCTCCCCCACACGCTCAGAGAACTAGGAAATACTAa